In a single window of the Leptidea sinapis chromosome 47, ilLepSina1.1, whole genome shotgun sequence genome:
- the LOC126978058 gene encoding lysoplasmalogenase isoform X2 codes for MKRVGQNGRLVAFCKAVGVYFLVGSGGAPSLQTAVLKCAPVLFLVACVGLGGRGEYARRVAVGLALSCVGDALLVWPACFVGGMCAFGGAHVAYLAAFGWRPLRAVAALLIYACTLLYLRTLSPPPGLRVLLPAYALLLATMAWRGAARAGSQRPGALLFLLSDAILGYSLFGGDVPYKQVLVMSTYYLGQLLIASSALQPPAGGSAVTVTSSPHPCSALARD; via the exons ATGAAGCGCGTGGGGCAGAACGGGCGGTTGGTGGCGTTCTGCAAGGCGGTGGGCGTGTACTTCTTGGTGGGCAGCGGTGGCGCGCCTTCGCTGCAGACGGCTGTGCTGAAGTGCGCGCCAGTGCTCTTCCTGGTTGCGTGCGTGGGGCTGGGTGGGCGCGGGGAATATGCGCGGCGCGTGGCGGTCGGGTTGGCGCTATCGTGCGTGGGTGACGCGCTGCTGGTGTGGCCCGCGTGCTTCGTGGGCGGGATGTGTGCATTCGGCGGCGCGCACGTGGCCTACCTCGCCGCGTTCGGCTGGCGGCCGCTGCGTGCGGTCGCCGCGCTATTGATCTACGCGTGCACGCTCCTGTACCTGCGCACGTTGTCGCCGCCGCCCGGACTACGCGTCCTGCTGCCTGCATACGCGCTACTATTGGCCACCATGGCATGGCGCGGCGCCGCACGTGCGGGCTCTCAGCGGCCCGGGGCGCTACTTTTCTTGCTCTCCGACGCTATCTTGGGCTACAGCCTCTTTGGCGGAGATGTTCCGTATAAACAG GTTCTGGTCATGTCTACGTACTACCTCGGCCAGCTACTGATCGCCTCGAGCGCGCTGCAACCCCCTGCCGGCGGCTCAGCAGTCACGGTGACGTCATCGCCTCACCCCTGCTCCGCGCTAGCTCGCGACTGA
- the LOC126978058 gene encoding lysoplasmalogenase isoform X1 translates to MFSSRDMMKRVGQNGRLVAFCKAVGVYFLVGSGGAPSLQTAVLKCAPVLFLVACVGLGGRGEYARRVAVGLALSCVGDALLVWPACFVGGMCAFGGAHVAYLAAFGWRPLRAVAALLIYACTLLYLRTLSPPPGLRVLLPAYALLLATMAWRGAARAGSQRPGALLFLLSDAILGYSLFGGDVPYKQVLVMSTYYLGQLLIASSALQPPAGGSAVTVTSSPHPCSALARD, encoded by the exons ATGAAGCGCGTGGGGCAGAACGGGCGGTTGGTGGCGTTCTGCAAGGCGGTGGGCGTGTACTTCTTGGTGGGCAGCGGTGGCGCGCCTTCGCTGCAGACGGCTGTGCTGAAGTGCGCGCCAGTGCTCTTCCTGGTTGCGTGCGTGGGGCTGGGTGGGCGCGGGGAATATGCGCGGCGCGTGGCGGTCGGGTTGGCGCTATCGTGCGTGGGTGACGCGCTGCTGGTGTGGCCCGCGTGCTTCGTGGGCGGGATGTGTGCATTCGGCGGCGCGCACGTGGCCTACCTCGCCGCGTTCGGCTGGCGGCCGCTGCGTGCGGTCGCCGCGCTATTGATCTACGCGTGCACGCTCCTGTACCTGCGCACGTTGTCGCCGCCGCCCGGACTACGCGTCCTGCTGCCTGCATACGCGCTACTATTGGCCACCATGGCATGGCGCGGCGCCGCACGTGCGGGCTCTCAGCGGCCCGGGGCGCTACTTTTCTTGCTCTCCGACGCTATCTTGGGCTACAGCCTCTTTGGCGGAGATGTTCCGTATAAACAG GTTCTGGTCATGTCTACGTACTACCTCGGCCAGCTACTGATCGCCTCGAGCGCGCTGCAACCCCCTGCCGGCGGCTCAGCAGTCACGGTGACGTCATCGCCTCACCCCTGCTCCGCGCTAGCTCGCGACTGA